A single window of Haliotis asinina isolate JCU_RB_2024 chromosome 5, JCU_Hal_asi_v2, whole genome shotgun sequence DNA harbors:
- the LOC137284049 gene encoding beta-1,3-galactosyl-O-glycosyl-glycoprotein beta-1,6-N-acetylglucosaminyltransferase-like, whose protein sequence is MTLQLRWMTLTSLHKRQLKHSLSEFEFPLCVPPLQHIMRTSCKRLIQGDEAEINRTSILSTKDLHLQKDLNVHIGELRSCSNYLRSRRFIHHAMRTELDFPIAYSILIFKDFDQFVSLLEAIWRPQNVYCVHVDWKSSHVFHVAVRRLTSCFTNVFIASRTVRVQWGTFTVLEPELVCMKDMWRLQTKWRYFINLTGQEFPLKTNYELVKILQAYNGTNDIFGTSRRANKGRWSGALPAPHAITPMKGPVHVIASRGFVEFVLHSHVAHDFLQWTTKTKYPDETFFASLNNNKHLEVPGHYAGDPENRDRKFFGRYKIWKDYGLPCRGRYVRLICVFGVGDLARLTTAVGLFANKFHASFQPMAYQCVREWYFQKVERELHGHLDFDVSLYRQHAERASRDSNAV, encoded by the exons ATGACGTTGCAGCTCCGgtggatgaccttgacctctctACACAAACGGCAGCTGAAACACAGCTTGAGTGAGTTTGAGTTTCCACTATGTGTACCTCCTTTACAACACATCATGAGAACAAGCTGTAAAAGGCTTATACAGGGCGATGAAGCTGAGATTAACAGGACTAGCATCCTTAGTACCAAGGACCTTCACCTTCAGAAGGACCTAAACGTTCATATTGGTGAGTTGAGGTCATGCAGTAACTATCTGCGGTCAAGGCGATTCATTCACCACGCAATGAGAACGGAACTGGACTTTCCTATAGCTTATagtattttaatatttaaagaTTTCGATCAGTTTGTGTCTTTACTTGAGGCTATCTGGAGACCCCAGAATGTATACTGTGTCCACGTGGACTGGAAGAGCAGCCACGTGTTCCACGTCGCCGTGAGGAGACTAACGTCATGCTTCACAAACGTCTTCATTGCGTCTAGAACAGTGAGGGTGCAGTGGGGGACATTTACCGTCCTGGAACCTGAACTTGTGTGCATGAAGGACATGTGgaggttgcaaacaaaatggCGCTATTTCATAAACCTGACGGGTCAGGAGTTTCCTCTGAAGACAAACTACGAGCTGGTGAAAATCCTCCAAGCATATAACGGCACGAATGACATCTTCGGGACATCTAGAAG GGCAAATAAAGGTCGGTGGAGTGGAGCCTTACCTGCGCCACATGCAATAACGCCCATGAAAGGACCAGTCCACGTGATAGCGTCACGTGGCTTTGTCGAATTCGTTTTGCATTCGCACGTGGCGCATGATTTTCTGCAGTGGACGACAAAGACAAAGTACCCAGATGAGACGTTTTTCGCCTCActgaacaacaacaaacatctgGAAGTCCCTGGACATTACGCAG GAGATCCAGAAAATAGAGACCGGAAGTTCTTTGGTCGCTATAAGATCTGGAAAGACTACGGTTTGCCCTGTCGGGGACGGTATGTCCGACTCATCTGTGTTTTTGGGGTGGGAGACCTAGCCAGGCTTACCACAGCTGTAGGACTGTTTGCCAACAAGTTCCACGCCAGCTTCCAACCCATGGCCTATCAGTGCGTGAGAGAATGGTACTTCCAGAAAGTAGAGCGAGAACTACATGGACACCTGGACTTTGATGTCAGCCTATACAGGCAACACGCGGAACGGGCTTCTCGTGACAGTAATGCTGTATAG